One part of the Bdellovibrio sp. KM01 genome encodes these proteins:
- a CDS encoding trypsin-like serine protease → MKVLSSLFLTVALITAGCGSSVNSNNLTAKNSNSIIGGQLVKEGTALAQSVVGIYDDNEGYTCTGSLLPGNLVLTAAHCIGKKTSGVYIVFHPDMESILNMGNNFKNSPAVRQVVKMQANDDWNPGQANAAFPGNDVGLMMYEGETPKGYQTAKILTDPAALKTGATTILAGYGVDYAEVIPVDPKKTKNLQDLIDKGEVFCNNDDARKATTCIREELSGPAILKAVTVKIKYSPNDGEVILDQTDGKAACSGDSGGPAYIQVGDEVQLWGVTSRSGIGCNNDIIYMNILHYATWIKDTAKSFGVK, encoded by the coding sequence TTGAAAGTTTTAAGCTCTCTATTTTTGACTGTTGCATTGATCACTGCTGGTTGCGGATCATCTGTAAATTCTAACAATTTGACTGCTAAAAACAGCAACTCAATCATCGGTGGTCAATTGGTGAAAGAGGGCACTGCTCTCGCTCAAAGCGTTGTTGGTATTTATGACGATAACGAAGGTTACACTTGCACCGGCTCTTTACTTCCCGGAAATCTGGTTCTAACAGCCGCTCATTGCATCGGTAAAAAAACGTCCGGCGTTTACATCGTCTTCCACCCTGACATGGAATCCATCCTGAACATGGGTAATAATTTCAAAAACTCCCCGGCCGTCCGCCAAGTTGTAAAGATGCAAGCCAACGATGACTGGAATCCAGGCCAAGCCAACGCAGCCTTCCCTGGTAACGACGTCGGTCTTATGATGTACGAAGGGGAAACTCCGAAAGGCTACCAAACTGCAAAGATCCTTACGGACCCTGCCGCTTTGAAAACGGGCGCGACAACAATTCTTGCTGGTTATGGTGTTGACTACGCAGAAGTGATCCCTGTTGATCCAAAGAAAACTAAAAACCTTCAAGACCTGATCGATAAAGGCGAAGTTTTCTGCAACAACGACGACGCACGTAAAGCTACTACCTGCATTCGTGAAGAGTTGAGCGGTCCAGCGATTTTGAAAGCAGTGACTGTGAAAATCAAGTACAGCCCGAATGATGGCGAAGTGATTCTGGATCAAACCGACGGCAAAGCGGCTTGCTCTGGTGACTCTGGCGGCCCGGCTTACATTCAAGTAGGCGACGAAGTTCAACTTTGGGGTGTCACAAGCCGTAGCGGCATTGGCTGCAATAACGACATCATTTACATGAACATCCTGCACTATGCGACTTGGATCAAAGACACTGCAAAATCTTTTGGAGTGAAATAA
- the kdsA gene encoding 3-deoxy-8-phosphooctulonate synthase, with translation MQNKIVKIGNIEVGNNKPFVLFAGMNVLESRDLAMQVCEHFVKLTDRLHIPYVFKSSFDKANRSSIHSYRGPGMEEGLKIFAELKSTFGVKVITDVHEVAQAKTVAEVADVIQLPAFLARQTDLVEAMARTGAVINVKKPQFLSPSQMGNIVEKIEECGNDKVILCERGSCFGYDNLVVDTLGFNIMKKVSKGAPVILDATHALQFRDPGGAASAGRRGQVAELSRAGLAVGLAGLFIEAHPDPAKAKCDGPSALPLAKAEPFLQQMKAIDDLVKAFPILDTES, from the coding sequence ATGCAAAATAAAATCGTAAAAATTGGCAATATTGAAGTCGGCAACAACAAACCTTTCGTGCTTTTCGCAGGCATGAACGTTCTTGAAAGCCGCGATTTGGCGATGCAAGTTTGTGAGCATTTCGTAAAGCTGACAGACCGTCTGCACATACCTTATGTATTTAAATCCTCTTTCGATAAAGCCAACCGCTCTTCCATCCATTCTTACCGTGGACCAGGAATGGAAGAAGGCCTTAAAATTTTCGCTGAACTTAAAAGCACTTTCGGCGTGAAGGTGATCACTGACGTTCATGAAGTGGCCCAGGCAAAAACAGTGGCTGAAGTCGCGGATGTGATTCAATTGCCAGCGTTCCTAGCTCGCCAAACAGATTTGGTGGAAGCGATGGCTCGCACGGGTGCAGTCATCAACGTGAAAAAACCCCAATTCCTAAGCCCCTCACAAATGGGCAACATCGTTGAAAAAATCGAAGAGTGCGGTAACGACAAAGTGATCCTGTGCGAGCGCGGCTCTTGTTTTGGTTACGACAATTTGGTTGTCGACACTTTGGGCTTTAATATCATGAAGAAAGTTTCTAAAGGTGCACCCGTTATTCTGGATGCAACCCACGCACTTCAGTTCCGTGACCCAGGTGGTGCTGCCTCTGCGGGTCGCCGTGGTCAGGTGGCCGAACTTTCTCGCGCAGGCCTGGCAGTGGGTCTTGCGGGTCTATTCATTGAAGCTCATCCAGATCCAGCAAAAGCCAAATGCGATGGCCCTTCGGCATTGCCTTTGGCTAAAGCGGAGCCATTCCTGCAACAGATGAAAGCGATCGATGACCTCGTCAAAGCCTTCCCGATTTTGGATACTGAATCCTAA
- a CDS encoding fused MFS/spermidine synthase — protein MIAMFLTGFSGLLYQVLWIRLFSSLLGGTTLSISCVIAHFMLGLGLGTAAAPKFLQRDSKKQIPLYSLCEIAIVVVIGVGALFLFGAHEGLAHVLKSSPLPKLLNHFIMSGIFIFPATFLMGLSYPFMSYKFSSPKEHQWLYAANCLGGAFGALSSYVILIYNFGLSGTLIFGFVLNLLAAVLFFKEKYTFTSRAENKIDGNMPSAETGAFSPGKLKVWAMSLSALSGFFVLSLEQIWFRLAHLFLGGRVYVHTLVLAVLLLTLAAGAFLSPKLSKLSSEMQLKAVLFILRLTGVFAALGFIFLPSGIAQGVDLDHPYAKTIKAVYFAVLIFIAVLPGFVLGLCFPLSLKVIQTGMKTALQKTRSLSHAVYINTFASVLGSLLTTYLLFSWLGTIGSLKLLYITLLSLGLIGTLLFVRGPARISSVIVSILLIGFIGTRSTSLNPTSTALFESEDEFGYLNVIPLIQNEKNKMDRWAMFHNYTSLVAPYGFGETSTVQRSLALFPTAFAKDINDVLVVGMGYGITTEAFSRIPDIKKITSVDILPLVMRAQSALTFKDNSYLQDPRVENVADDGRSFIALSDRKWDIITVNVDPYGPGTTYLMSREFYKIVRGHLKPGGIYAQLIFGANRDLVSLLHTLSSSFPYYRIMPGYSYDGLIVIASETPLPEWSEASLQRVKPLLPIGSWDGASLEKNSDFALAESVARGWVEYVQREVPGPWKLITDDNLLVESSRTRFSDLLLTYPKDY, from the coding sequence ATGATTGCCATGTTCCTGACTGGTTTTTCGGGACTTCTTTATCAGGTTCTTTGGATTCGCCTGTTTTCTTCCTTGTTAGGGGGGACCACGCTCTCGATTTCCTGCGTGATCGCTCATTTTATGCTGGGTCTTGGATTGGGCACGGCGGCTGCTCCAAAATTTTTGCAGCGAGATTCTAAAAAACAGATCCCTCTGTATTCTCTTTGTGAAATTGCGATTGTCGTGGTGATCGGGGTTGGAGCGCTGTTTTTATTTGGCGCCCATGAAGGGTTGGCGCATGTCTTGAAAAGCAGTCCTTTGCCGAAACTTCTGAATCATTTTATTATGTCTGGAATTTTTATTTTTCCGGCGACTTTCTTGATGGGACTTTCTTACCCGTTCATGAGTTATAAATTTTCATCCCCTAAAGAACATCAATGGCTTTATGCAGCGAATTGTCTGGGGGGAGCCTTTGGGGCATTGAGCTCATATGTTATTCTTATTTATAATTTCGGACTTTCTGGAACTTTGATTTTTGGATTTGTTCTCAATCTTCTTGCGGCCGTTTTATTTTTTAAAGAAAAGTACACTTTTACTTCGAGGGCGGAAAATAAAATAGATGGAAACATGCCATCAGCTGAAACCGGGGCGTTTTCTCCGGGCAAACTAAAAGTTTGGGCCATGTCATTGAGTGCTTTAAGTGGTTTTTTTGTTTTGAGTTTAGAGCAAATTTGGTTTCGACTGGCACATTTGTTTTTGGGTGGTCGTGTGTATGTGCACACGCTGGTCCTTGCAGTCCTTTTGTTGACCTTGGCTGCCGGAGCATTCCTGAGTCCTAAGCTTTCGAAACTCTCTTCTGAGATGCAGTTGAAAGCGGTCTTGTTTATTCTGCGCTTAACCGGTGTGTTTGCAGCCCTGGGATTCATTTTTTTACCTTCAGGGATTGCTCAGGGAGTTGATTTAGACCATCCCTATGCGAAAACAATCAAAGCTGTTTATTTTGCAGTTTTGATATTTATTGCCGTTCTTCCTGGTTTTGTTCTGGGGCTTTGTTTTCCGTTGTCGCTTAAGGTGATTCAAACGGGAATGAAAACAGCTTTACAAAAAACGCGCAGTCTGTCGCACGCGGTTTATATCAATACATTTGCATCTGTGTTGGGCAGTCTTTTGACGACCTATCTTTTGTTTTCCTGGTTGGGAACGATTGGAAGTTTAAAACTGCTTTATATAACGCTATTGAGTTTAGGCTTGATTGGAACATTATTGTTTGTACGTGGACCCGCGCGGATTTCTTCAGTCATTGTTTCAATTTTGTTGATAGGTTTTATTGGGACTCGTTCCACAAGTCTAAATCCGACAAGCACGGCACTGTTTGAGTCCGAGGATGAGTTTGGGTATTTGAATGTCATTCCTTTAATTCAGAATGAAAAAAACAAAATGGATCGCTGGGCCATGTTTCACAACTATACATCCTTAGTGGCTCCTTATGGATTTGGTGAGACCTCAACAGTACAGCGAAGTTTGGCGTTATTTCCGACGGCTTTTGCGAAAGATATAAATGACGTTCTGGTTGTAGGCATGGGGTACGGAATTACAACTGAAGCATTCAGTCGTATTCCGGATATCAAAAAAATAACCAGTGTTGATATCCTGCCTTTGGTGATGAGGGCCCAAAGTGCCTTGACGTTTAAAGATAATTCTTATCTGCAAGACCCTCGGGTAGAGAACGTCGCTGATGATGGCCGAAGTTTTATCGCTCTCTCAGACAGAAAATGGGATATCATCACTGTGAATGTTGATCCCTATGGGCCGGGTACCACATATTTGATGTCTCGGGAATTTTACAAGATCGTGCGTGGACATTTAAAACCTGGGGGTATTTATGCCCAGCTTATTTTTGGGGCGAATCGAGATCTAGTTTCCCTGCTTCATACCTTGAGCTCTTCATTTCCTTATTACCGGATTATGCCAGGATATTCCTATGATGGCTTGATCGTCATCGCAAGCGAAACTCCGTTGCCGGAGTGGTCTGAGGCCTCATTGCAAAGAGTGAAGCCCTTGTTGCCGATTGGGAGCTGGGATGGGGCTTCTCTAGAGAAAAACTCTGACTTCGCATTAGCTGAATCGGTGGCTCGTGGTTGGGTGGAATACGTGCAGCGTGAAGTGCCTGGTCCTTGGAAGTTAATAACGGATGATAATCTTTTGGTTGAATCCAGTCGGACTCGTTTTTCGGATCTCTTATTAACTTATCCGAAGGATTATTAA
- a CDS encoding type II secretion system protein, which produces MEKVHLFHHCKIAKHNPLLNKRGMTVTELMVVVGLIGVVALGNAKFIADFTTALKKQTARSEGEADLSTLNIATVNILKKSAASFNKLSLTDDTGKNFYDYYPDVPFSTLSKANIAERKLTLTAGKYFYLLQTEEDQFDSLVFDPMFAYKNAGNSPDLMNNGSIQYVGLNSVANVTGTAGGPNAGTMTKVFSNRWADGKLFLLSCPTYLRPLNSAGGINILTAPRFASYLGRVAGDDLIPMTTALASVNFQNTHPVTNASYNNADIFLRTLPPVGGAAPFVKVEPVNLSRLTIRLNAQTSKNELVFQIYQQGQYVDKNVLLSDLKSATFVRKSVTLPLISMEVIR; this is translated from the coding sequence GTGGAAAAAGTACACTTATTTCATCACTGTAAAATAGCGAAGCACAATCCTCTTCTCAATAAGCGTGGGATGACTGTTACGGAATTAATGGTTGTCGTTGGCTTAATTGGCGTTGTGGCCCTGGGCAATGCCAAATTTATTGCTGACTTTACGACGGCATTGAAAAAACAAACTGCACGCTCTGAAGGCGAAGCCGATCTTTCAACTTTAAATATCGCAACCGTCAACATTCTTAAGAAATCCGCGGCGAGCTTTAACAAGCTTTCCTTGACCGACGATACCGGCAAAAACTTTTATGACTACTATCCTGATGTGCCATTCTCCACTTTAAGCAAAGCGAATATCGCAGAAAGAAAGTTAACTTTAACCGCAGGCAAATATTTCTACCTGCTGCAGACAGAAGAAGACCAGTTCGACTCTTTGGTCTTTGACCCTATGTTTGCTTATAAAAATGCAGGGAATTCCCCTGATCTAATGAACAACGGATCTATTCAATATGTAGGTTTGAATTCCGTTGCTAATGTAACCGGTACTGCCGGCGGCCCTAACGCTGGTACAATGACCAAGGTTTTCTCAAACCGCTGGGCAGACGGAAAACTATTCTTGCTCTCCTGTCCGACTTACCTGCGTCCGCTAAACAGTGCTGGGGGAATTAATATTCTAACGGCACCTCGTTTTGCATCTTATCTGGGGCGCGTTGCAGGCGACGATTTGATTCCTATGACGACAGCTCTCGCCTCGGTGAACTTTCAAAATACGCATCCAGTTACAAACGCAAGCTATAACAATGCTGACATTTTTCTGAGAACGCTTCCTCCAGTGGGTGGTGCGGCTCCCTTTGTCAAAGTTGAGCCAGTCAACTTATCACGATTGACGATTAGACTTAATGCGCAGACTAGTAAAAATGAATTGGTTTTTCAAATATATCAACAAGGACAATATGTTGATAAAAATGTGCTCCTCTCAGACCTGAAGTCTGCCACTTTCGTTCGTAAATCAGTGACACTTCCGCTTATTAGCATGGAGGTCATCAGATGA
- a CDS encoding prepilin-type N-terminal cleavage/methylation domain-containing protein codes for MKLGNRGFTMIELLAAVAIGIIVSYSTYYYISYIAGMTSQLKLSRVANDNVQAIVESIRFNLSMYQVTFETNVKKEEALLAADKLPYGISNGNLIPRAQCAKDGCQAYFGYVIIPSLFVRNLYQVDIKITLASQNILANKWKEDQWKKYTYFITVK; via the coding sequence ATGAAGCTCGGTAATCGCGGTTTCACAATGATAGAGTTGTTAGCGGCTGTCGCAATCGGTATTATCGTCAGCTACTCGACTTATTACTATATCAGCTACATTGCGGGTATGACATCACAACTAAAACTATCGCGTGTTGCGAACGACAATGTTCAGGCGATCGTTGAAAGCATTCGCTTTAATCTTTCTATGTATCAAGTGACCTTCGAAACCAATGTCAAAAAGGAAGAGGCTTTGCTGGCAGCAGACAAACTTCCCTACGGAATTTCGAATGGTAATTTAATTCCAAGAGCTCAATGTGCAAAAGATGGCTGTCAGGCCTATTTTGGTTACGTTATCATCCCGAGTTTGTTCGTACGTAATCTTTATCAGGTCGACATTAAAATTACCCTGGCAAGTCAGAACATCCTTGCTAACAAATGGAAGGAGGATCAGTGGAAAAAGTACACTTATTTCATCACTGTAAAATAG
- the queA gene encoding tRNA preQ1(34) S-adenosylmethionine ribosyltransferase-isomerase QueA, giving the protein MKITDLVFTYPEELVATSPQRPSRVMWVENNQPREITLGELLGKMSAGDVLVVNNTRVLKRRVFSGDVEILFLKQNSELEWEVLFPSKKYKIGQSLELPLGVTMTLKEKGRPQTVTLNQAVTEDYFQRVAELPLPPYIQKARNERHTVDADESWYQTAWAKEPGSFAAPTASLHFSKSDIDQLRTQGVQIVEVTLHVGLGTFLPVTAEDLNDHDMHEEYVEISAQSWQKIQAAREAGNLIWSLGTTTTRSLESAAGGLLQGSAAEGFRGFTKLLIQPGYKFKVVQRLLTNFHQPESTLLALVSGFSSLETVKTCYLWAIERKFRLFSYGDLTVWVD; this is encoded by the coding sequence ATGAAAATCACAGACCTCGTTTTTACATACCCCGAAGAGCTGGTGGCGACCAGTCCACAACGTCCGTCCCGGGTGATGTGGGTCGAAAACAATCAGCCCCGCGAGATTACACTTGGGGAGCTGTTGGGTAAAATGAGCGCCGGCGATGTGTTGGTGGTGAATAACACCCGTGTGCTTAAACGTCGTGTGTTTTCCGGTGATGTTGAAATTCTATTTTTAAAACAAAACTCTGAACTCGAGTGGGAAGTTCTGTTTCCTTCCAAAAAATATAAAATCGGACAGTCCCTGGAGCTTCCTTTGGGAGTCACCATGACTTTGAAAGAAAAGGGCCGTCCACAAACGGTGACTTTGAATCAAGCCGTCACGGAAGATTATTTCCAGAGGGTCGCAGAATTGCCGTTGCCTCCGTATATTCAAAAAGCTCGTAACGAACGTCACACAGTGGATGCAGACGAATCGTGGTATCAAACGGCATGGGCTAAAGAGCCGGGAAGCTTTGCAGCTCCCACGGCAAGTCTCCATTTTTCGAAATCTGATATCGATCAATTGCGCACTCAAGGTGTGCAAATTGTCGAAGTGACTCTGCATGTGGGTTTAGGCACATTTCTGCCGGTGACGGCTGAAGATTTAAACGATCACGACATGCATGAAGAGTACGTCGAGATCTCGGCGCAAAGCTGGCAAAAAATTCAAGCCGCGCGCGAAGCGGGAAATCTTATCTGGTCCCTGGGGACCACCACGACACGCTCATTAGAAAGCGCTGCCGGGGGACTGCTTCAAGGTTCAGCGGCCGAAGGCTTTCGCGGCTTTACCAAGCTTTTGATTCAGCCAGGATACAAATTTAAAGTCGTGCAGCGTCTTCTTACGAATTTCCATCAACCAGAGTCGACGTTGCTTGCGTTGGTTTCGGGATTTTCGTCTTTAGAAACAGTAAAAACTTGCTACTTATGGGCTATTGAGAGAAAGTTCCGACTCTTTTCTTATGGCGATCTCACGGTTTGGGTGGATTGA
- the tgt gene encoding tRNA guanosine(34) transglycosylase Tgt, translating into MLDGKTMTETKNEMKLGEFTVHKTEGNARRATLMTAHGPVQTPVFMAVGTKATVKAMTPEELKECGTQVVLGNTYHLHLRPGEKTVKKMGGLHKFMNWHGPILTDSGGFQVFSLSKLRNMSEEGVEFRSHLDGAKHFISPEKSMEIQMDLGSDIIMAFDECLQYPATDEQIDKSMALTYRWLLRSKEAMTRKESLLFGIIQGGLSLEHRLKSLEQITSVDLPGYALGGFSVGEPIHLMHELLPHVAPKMPANKPRYLMGVGTPTDLIIAIDSGIDMFDCVMPTRVARNGTIFTWQGKVSIKRSEYKEDPSPLDPECDCYTCTNYTKAYLRHMFLSGEILGSRLNTIHNIHFYMKLMEKAREAIAEGRWAAFRDDCLTRFVKKA; encoded by the coding sequence ATGCTAGATGGTAAAACGATGACTGAAACAAAAAATGAAATGAAATTGGGCGAGTTCACAGTTCACAAGACTGAAGGTAACGCTCGTCGCGCCACCTTGATGACCGCACACGGTCCCGTACAAACTCCCGTGTTCATGGCCGTGGGAACTAAAGCCACAGTAAAAGCTATGACTCCGGAAGAGTTGAAAGAGTGCGGCACTCAAGTTGTCTTGGGTAACACTTACCATTTGCATCTTCGCCCGGGCGAAAAGACCGTTAAAAAAATGGGCGGTCTTCATAAATTCATGAACTGGCACGGGCCTATTCTTACGGATTCCGGTGGTTTCCAGGTTTTCTCTTTGTCTAAACTTCGCAACATGAGCGAGGAAGGGGTGGAGTTCCGCTCGCATCTGGATGGCGCGAAACATTTCATTTCTCCTGAAAAGAGTATGGAAATCCAAATGGATTTGGGTTCGGATATCATCATGGCTTTTGATGAATGCCTTCAATATCCGGCAACTGATGAGCAAATCGATAAATCCATGGCTTTGACTTACCGCTGGTTGCTTCGCTCTAAAGAAGCAATGACTCGTAAAGAAAGTCTTCTTTTCGGGATCATCCAGGGTGGTCTGAGCTTGGAGCACCGTTTGAAATCTCTGGAACAAATCACCTCTGTTGATTTGCCGGGATATGCATTGGGTGGTTTTTCAGTCGGTGAGCCGATTCATTTGATGCATGAACTTTTGCCGCACGTCGCACCCAAAATGCCGGCCAATAAGCCGCGTTATTTGATGGGTGTGGGAACGCCAACAGATTTAATTATTGCAATCGATTCGGGCATCGACATGTTTGACTGCGTCATGCCTACGCGAGTAGCACGTAATGGGACGATCTTCACGTGGCAGGGTAAAGTCAGCATCAAGCGCAGCGAGTACAAAGAAGACCCTTCTCCGCTGGATCCAGAGTGTGATTGCTACACATGCACGAACTATACGAAAGCGTATCTTCGTCACATGTTCTTAAGTGGTGAAATATTAGGCTCTCGTTTGAACACGATTCACAACATCCATTTCTATATGAAATTGATGGAAAAGGCTCGTGAGGCGATCGCAGAAGGCCGTTGGGCAGCGTTCCGTGACGACTGCTTAACGCGTTTCGTAAAGAAAGCGTAA
- the yajC gene encoding preprotein translocase subunit YajC: MLFRLLVNAAFAQSAPAAGGQPSTLEMFVPFIFIFVIFYFLIIRPQSKRQKEHQKFLTELKRGDEVITSSGILGRLEGITDQFVTVEIADGVKVKMLRTQIATTQKAATEEKK; the protein is encoded by the coding sequence ATGTTATTCAGACTACTAGTTAATGCAGCATTCGCGCAATCTGCTCCAGCAGCAGGCGGCCAACCATCTACTCTTGAGATGTTTGTACCATTCATCTTTATCTTCGTTATTTTCTATTTCCTTATTATCCGCCCTCAATCAAAACGCCAAAAAGAACATCAGAAGTTTTTGACTGAACTTAAACGCGGTGACGAAGTCATCACGTCTTCTGGTATTTTGGGTCGTCTTGAAGGCATCACTGACCAATTCGTGACTGTAGAGATCGCGGATGGCGTGAAAGTTAAAATGCTTCGTACACAAATCGCGACAACTCAGAAAGCAGCAACAGAGGAAAAGAAATAA
- the secD gene encoding protein translocase subunit SecD translates to MEGLRWRTIGAAAGIVLALVWFMPNIVSFGNSWWPSKQKMNYGLDIQGGLHLVMGVDVDGVVKESTTRLMASIKADTAKDNIALTDVKSEKPESGELTLHFAAGDKAKVLKYMADKHPADLQEVGTTDTTATYRYFDAYLNDYKNRVIQQAIETIRNRIDEFGVAEPSISQQGANRILVQLPGMADAEKAKQLINTTAKLDFMIVSHEKTPQELQVLIAEAEKAGGYKLEGMKYSDYVTRINNDLKGKLPEKSVVYFEKSSNAATMEAGAVPYLLKTDTDLTGSALDDASVGYDQYGAPMVTLRFNSAGATKFSDLTGANAGKQMAIVLDKVIKSAPSIRERIGGGSATITLGGGRDRNQMMDEAKMISTALRAGALPASLEQLEERRVGPTLGADSINKAKLGAYIGAALIILFMLMYYKGMGVVATVALAVNVLGVLALLTSFGATLTLPGIAAIALTVGFAVDANVLINERIKEELAAGHSLKVAIKEGYNRAMSAIIDSNVTTGATAVVLLYFGTGPVRGFAVNLLIGIVTTLFANVFFSKVIVDQLVYKFNVKKLSI, encoded by the coding sequence ATGGAAGGACTACGTTGGAGAACCATCGGCGCGGCCGCTGGTATCGTATTGGCTCTCGTATGGTTTATGCCGAATATCGTTAGTTTCGGCAATTCATGGTGGCCATCTAAGCAAAAAATGAACTATGGCTTGGACATTCAAGGTGGTTTGCATCTTGTAATGGGTGTTGACGTTGATGGCGTGGTGAAAGAATCCACGACTCGTTTGATGGCATCAATTAAAGCAGACACTGCGAAAGATAACATCGCATTGACTGATGTTAAATCTGAAAAGCCTGAATCAGGCGAGTTGACTCTGCATTTTGCAGCGGGAGACAAAGCTAAAGTCCTTAAATACATGGCTGATAAACATCCTGCAGACCTGCAAGAGGTTGGTACGACGGATACAACAGCGACTTATCGTTATTTCGATGCGTATTTGAATGACTATAAAAATCGCGTGATCCAGCAGGCGATTGAAACGATCCGTAACCGTATCGATGAGTTCGGTGTAGCGGAGCCTTCAATCTCTCAACAAGGTGCAAATCGTATCCTGGTTCAGTTGCCAGGTATGGCCGATGCTGAAAAAGCAAAACAGTTGATCAATACAACTGCGAAACTTGATTTCATGATCGTGTCTCACGAAAAAACTCCACAAGAACTTCAAGTTTTGATTGCTGAAGCTGAAAAAGCTGGCGGTTATAAATTGGAAGGCATGAAGTATTCTGACTACGTAACTCGTATCAATAACGACCTTAAAGGCAAATTGCCTGAAAAGTCTGTGGTGTACTTCGAAAAATCTTCGAATGCAGCAACAATGGAAGCTGGTGCGGTTCCGTATCTTCTAAAAACAGATACGGATCTAACGGGTTCAGCTTTGGATGACGCTTCTGTTGGTTATGACCAATACGGCGCTCCGATGGTTACTCTTCGTTTCAACTCTGCGGGTGCAACTAAGTTCAGTGACCTGACGGGTGCAAACGCGGGCAAACAAATGGCGATCGTTTTGGATAAAGTCATCAAATCAGCTCCAAGTATTCGTGAGCGTATTGGTGGTGGATCTGCGACTATCACATTGGGTGGCGGTCGTGACCGCAACCAAATGATGGATGAAGCGAAAATGATTTCAACAGCTCTTCGTGCCGGTGCATTGCCTGCATCTTTGGAGCAGTTGGAAGAACGTCGTGTAGGTCCTACTTTGGGAGCTGACTCCATCAATAAAGCTAAATTGGGTGCCTATATTGGTGCGGCTTTGATCATTCTATTTATGCTTATGTATTATAAAGGAATGGGCGTTGTGGCGACCGTTGCTTTGGCAGTGAACGTATTGGGTGTTTTGGCACTGCTTACTTCATTCGGCGCAACTTTGACTCTTCCGGGTATTGCTGCGATTGCCTTGACGGTGGGTTTTGCGGTGGATGCGAACGTTCTGATCAACGAACGTATCAAAGAAGAATTGGCGGCGGGACACAGTTTGAAAGTGGCGATTAAAGAAGGCTACAACCGTGCGATGTCTGCGATCATCGACTCCAACGTAACGACTGGTGCAACTGCGGTTGTTCTTTTGTATTTCGGTACGGGGCCAGTGCGTGGTTTCGCGGTGAACTTGTTGATTGGTATCGTGACAACATTGTTTGCAAACGTATTCTTCTCCAAAGTGATCGTGGATCAATTGGTTTACAAATTTAACGTGAAAAAGTTGTCAATCTAG
- the secF gene encoding protein translocase subunit SecF, translated as MANNNTKTMATESSGKYDFIGKVNLFAGISVLLVVLSLVYLGVKGINYGIDFKGGTEFQVKFDKGVTIDQVRKSVDELHLGEVGVQSFGDNDEYIIRFQGKQGASDKETNEILNADIAKIKDIVLKTFAANNPEIRRVDTVGPQVGAELKRNGLLAVFYCLLVILIYVGLRFDYKYAPGAVFCLFHDAVITLAIFVAVGKEVNVPILAAILTLIGYSLNDTIVVFDRIRETDSHYHDKGYGFIINKAINDMLHRTLMTSGTVFTSALCLWLFSGGTVGDIAFAICVGIVFGTYSSIYVAAPIVLMMDKLTGKKTAKA; from the coding sequence ATGGCTAATAATAATACAAAAACAATGGCAACTGAATCTTCTGGCAAATACGACTTTATCGGTAAAGTAAACCTGTTCGCGGGTATCTCAGTTTTGTTGGTGGTTCTTTCTTTGGTTTACTTGGGCGTAAAAGGCATCAACTACGGTATCGACTTTAAGGGCGGTACCGAGTTCCAGGTCAAATTCGATAAAGGTGTGACTATCGATCAGGTTCGTAAATCTGTAGATGAATTGCACCTGGGTGAAGTCGGTGTTCAATCTTTCGGTGATAACGACGAATACATCATCCGTTTCCAAGGTAAGCAGGGTGCTTCCGATAAAGAGACGAATGAAATCTTGAATGCAGATATCGCGAAAATTAAGGATATCGTCCTTAAAACTTTTGCTGCAAACAATCCTGAAATCCGACGTGTTGATACAGTAGGTCCTCAGGTGGGTGCGGAGTTGAAACGTAACGGATTGCTGGCGGTATTCTATTGCTTGCTTGTGATCTTGATCTATGTTGGTCTTCGCTTTGACTATAAATACGCACCAGGTGCCGTATTCTGCTTGTTCCATGATGCAGTGATCACTTTGGCGATCTTCGTAGCTGTGGGTAAAGAAGTGAACGTACCTATCTTGGCGGCAATTCTAACATTGATCGGTTACTCGCTGAATGACACGATCGTCGTGTTTGACCGTATTCGTGAAACAGATTCGCATTACCATGACAAAGGCTACGGCTTCATCATCAATAAAGCGATTAACGACATGTTACACCGTACATTGATGACTTCCGGAACAGTATTCACATCAGCATTGTGCTTGTGGTTGTTCTCGGGTGGTACAGTTGGTGATATCGCATTTGCGATCTGTGTGGGTATCGTGTTCGGTACTTACTCATCTATTTACGTGGCAGCTCCAATTGTCTTGATGATGGATAAATTGACGGGGAAGAAAACAGCTAAAGCTTAA